The Noviherbaspirillum saxi genome includes a window with the following:
- a CDS encoding SCO family protein, with amino-acid sequence MEENKQRKGGRWKLFAVIAVCASPMIASYLTYYVIKPEGRTNYGALIDPRAHPMPELGTVTLARTPVSLDSFKGKWLMLQVADAECQQDCRKRLHDMRQLRLAQGKEMERIERVWLVTDNKPLETTLMREYDGMQILRVQPDKLKAWLPAESNTMLADHIYMIDPLGNLMMRFPKDADPNKIKKDLGKLLKASRIG; translated from the coding sequence GTGGAAGAAAATAAGCAACGTAAGGGTGGACGATGGAAATTGTTCGCGGTGATTGCCGTCTGCGCATCGCCGATGATTGCATCCTATCTCACCTACTATGTGATCAAACCCGAAGGGCGTACCAACTACGGCGCACTCATCGATCCGCGCGCGCACCCGATGCCCGAGCTGGGAACCGTGACGCTAGCCCGCACGCCGGTTTCACTGGATAGCTTCAAGGGCAAATGGCTGATGCTGCAAGTCGCCGATGCGGAATGTCAGCAAGACTGCCGCAAACGGTTGCATGACATGCGTCAGCTACGGCTTGCGCAGGGCAAGGAAATGGAGCGTATCGAACGCGTGTGGCTGGTAACCGACAACAAGCCGCTGGAAACGACGCTGATGCGCGAATATGACGGGATGCAAATCCTGCGCGTGCAGCCCGACAAGCTAAAAGCCTGGCTGCCGGCGGAAAGCAATACCATGCTCGCTGATCACATCTACATGATCGATCCATTGGGTAACCTGATGATGCGCTTCCCGAAAGATGCCGATCCCAACAAGATCAAAAAGGATCTCGGCAAGCTGCTGAAGGCGTCGCGCATCGGATAA